The genomic DNA AGGTATCTCACCAGTGTGTTGATATCTCACCTGTTCCTCAGGTGTCTCACCTGTCCCTCAGGTATCTCACCAGTGTGTTGACATCTCACCTGTCCCTCAGGTATCTCACCAGTGTGTTGATATCTCACCTATCCCTCAGGTATCTCACCTGTCCCTCAGATATCTCACCAGTGTGTTGACATCTCACCTGTCCCTCAGGTATCTCACCAGTGTGTTGACATCTCACCTGTGTCGATGTTCTTGGCGCAGATCTCGGTCAGCCGGTCTCCTGGACTCTTGTCAGGTGTGTTGAGGACGTGCGGCCTCAGTAGAGACTTCAAGGTGGAGCTGATGGCGATCAGCAGCAGTTTGGCGTGGAAGTCGCAGGCTCGAGCCGCTGTTGCCGTGGAGAGTTTACAGAGAGACGCCTTTACTGCCACGATGCGCGTGGCCAGAACCTGAGACAGATCACACAGCTACACTGAGGCATCATGGGAAGTGGAGTTTGGTTCCAGAATCATGACGTgaagttgtttttgtctttaaataGCAAATGAAAGTAAAGATGAACTGAATGTGGAACCGGTTCTATGCACTTCAACAGAATAGAGGTCCGATCTGATAACCTGCTGACCTGCTGCAGTGCCTGGTTCTGCCTCATGTACTCCTCGTGCAGCTTTTCCACCAGGTTGTGGACCATGGTGGGCTGTACGTGCAGCAGGACGTCCCACCAGTCGTAGCCCGTCACCATGCAGTACTCCAACAGGAACAGCAGGTGGCGCAGTGTCGTGTTCATCTCCAGTACCTGACCCATAGAGGGCGACACTCGCAGCATGTGGAGCTGAGGAGGACACTTGTAATTACCTTATTGAAGACTAGAAGATGCAATTCCCATGACAGTTGTAACTTAATCAGCCCACGTAGAGATGCACACAGGCTTCTAACCACCAgtggtcaggtgtgtgttcTCACCTTCCCGTGGTTGTCAACTCCAGCCAGTGCTAGTGAGGTCCATGAGAACTGCAGGGCCTTGAAGTGGAGGGCGGGGCCTCCGGTTCTTTGGCGTTTTATGGCGGACTCGTCTCCGGGTCTCTGAcccgaggaggacgaggagccgTAGAAAACTCCCATCATGTGGAGGGACAGACGATGGAGGATCTGAATACTGCCGTCATGGAAGGCCAAAGCCACACCTGACAGCACAGGAGAAAACAGATCCTTAGACCAGGTCCCGGTGCCAACACACTCTCACAGCCGGTGGACAGGCCGAGCGCTCACCGAGTCCAGGGCAGAACTTGGTGTCTGACGCCACCTTCAGGTCCGTgttggagatggagatgggtagtTTGGGCAGAGCGATGGCTGACACTCGCTCCAGATCGTTGGTGGTCGTCAAGATCCTCCATTTCAGGATGGTGGGCTGCTTCTCCCCAACTGGACACAggagggaggtcagaggtcaaacatcCAGCACTGAGCGTGACCCAGTTGAACCAGTGTGGTCTCTTACCAACAGGTGATCGGTGCTGGAAGATGTTGTTGACAGGAAGTCCCTCCTTCCTCAGAGACCAACACTCCACGATACTGCCACTCTGATTGGACGCACACAGCAgaacctgcaacacacacacgttttctgtcaggttctcctctctggtctaTTCTTCATGTTTTACTGGTCTCCGATCTGTCAAATCACAACTCCTGACATGTGTTCGTAAGAGCCACACGTGTATTATTTGGTAAATCAGAATTTCAGGAAAGTTTATAATTTACTTTCTGAATTACGGAATAATTTATGTTAATGACAGGTGCTCCCTGGACGGAGATTTAATGACGTCATGACAGCAGCAGGTGCAAAGCAATGAGCTGCATTAGGCACTAGAGCACATAGTTGTTCTACCTTAACAGATCGTATGATCAAGAGAGTTATTTTGTGTATGTAGTAACGTTTTTTGCTAcatcaaataaagacaaaaggaaaagaaggataCAATCTCATGTTATTCGCTTAAGGAAGGAACTCAATGTGTCTGCAGCTCTTTAGCGGCTTAACAAGAACCACACCGATGAAATGCCGCTATAGTGTTGTTCTACTACCTGGTTCTACGGGTTCCCCAGGTTCTCCCTGTTACCTGTTCAGAGTTCTCTGTGGTTCTCCCTGTTACCTGTTGTCATGTGGTTCTCCCTGTTACCTGTTCagagttctctctggttctccctgttacctgttcagttatctctggttctccctgttacctgttgtcatgtggttctccctgttacctgttcagagttctctctggttctccctgttacctgttcagttctctctggttctccctgttaCCTGTTGTCATGTGGTTCTCCCCGTTACCTGTTcagttctctctggttctccctgttacctgttcagagttgtctctggttctccctgttacctgttgtcatgtggttctccctgttacctgttcagagttttctctggttctccctgttaCCTATTGTCATGTGGTTCTCCCTGTTACCTGTTCagagttctctctggttctccctgttaCCTGTTGTCATGTGGTTCTCCCTGTTATAAGTTCagagttctctctggttctccgTTACCTGTTGTCATGTGGTTCTCCCTGTTACCTGTTGTCATGTGGTTCTCCCTGTTACCTGTTCagagttctctctggttctccctgttacctgttgtcatgtggttctccctgttacctgttcagagttctctctggttctccctgttaACTGTTcagttctctctggttctccctgttacctgttgtcatgtggttctccctgttacctgttgtcatgtggttctccctgttacctgttcagagttctctctggttctccctgttacctgttgtcatgtggttctccctgttacctgttcagagttctctctggttctccctgttacctgttcagagttctctctggttctccctgttacctgttcagttctctctggttctccctgttaCCTGTTGTCATGTGGTTCTCCCCGTTACCTGTTCagagttctctctggttctccctgttGTCATGTGGTTCTCCCTGTTACCTGTTCagagttctctctggttctccctgttacctgttgtcatgtggttctccctgttacctgttcagagttctctctggttctccctgttacctgttcagagttctctctggttctccctgttacctgttcagttctctctggttctccctgttaCCTGTTGTCATGTGGTTCTCCCCGTTACCTGTGGagagttctctctggttctccctgttacctgttgtcatgtggttctccctgttacctgttgtcatgtggttctccctgttacctgttcagagttctctctggttctccctgttacctgttgtcatgtggttctccctgttacctgttcagagttctctctggttctccctgttacctgttcagagttctctctggttctccctgttacctgttcagttctctctggttctccctgttaCCTGTTGTCATGTGGTTCTCCCCGTTACCTGTTCagagttctctctggttctccctgttGTCATGTGGTTCTCCCTGTTACCTGTTCagagttctctctggttctccctgttaCCTGTTGTCATGTGGTTCTCCCTGTTACCTGTTCAGAGTTCTCTCTGGTGAGGAACTTGAGGTGGGTGACTGCTGGGTACTTCTCCCTCCTCAGAGAGTCGGTGGTGCACCGTAGGAACAGCGAGGGCAACAGTTCGGTGTCGATGCGGCACTTCTCACTCACGACGCTCACGACCACCTGAACacagagaacgtggttattgTTCCTGGAGTCCGCGGTGGTCAGATAACACCAAGATAATGAGGTTCTGACCTTGTAGAACTGGACAGGGGACGAGCTGCTTCCGTCGGTTGCCGCCACCACAATGTTCCCTCCTCCGGTAAAGGCGATGTCGGCTAACGCCACCCGTCCCCTCAGCCGGCAAAGACTCTCGCTGGCCGTCAGCAGAGCGCCGCCCGGCTTCAACAACGACACGGTAACCAACCCACTGACGGTCACCGCCAGCCAGCCCTCCATCGGCTTCCCACCAAACAGAGTCAGGGACGGAGAGAACTTCACCCTGGAAAACTTCTCACCGAAGTTTGTAGAACCCGACTGAACCCACAGGAAACAAGGAACATGTGATTAATATTATGGATGTGTAATGGAATACAGGGAAGAAACGGCAATCCAGGGACCACAAAACCATAAGCCCTTATTGTACAAAGGTGAATGGACTGTACTGgtaaagcgctttaac from Cyclopterus lumpus isolate fCycLum1 chromosome 4, fCycLum1.pri, whole genome shotgun sequence includes the following:
- the med16 gene encoding mediator of RNA polymerase II transcription subunit 16 isoform X2, which codes for MIHIIDTEHPWDVYSISSGHTEVISCLEWDQSGSRLLSADGDGQIKCWSMSDHLVNSWESVLSSSLDGDPIVALSWLHNGVKLALHVEMSGSTNFGEKFSRVKFSPSLTLFGGKPMEGWLAVTVSGLVTVSLLKPGGALLTASESLCRLRGRVALADIAFTGGGNIVVAATDGSSSSPVQFYKVVVSVVSEKCRIDTELLPSLFLRCTTDSLRREKYPAVTHLKFLTRENSEQVLLCASNQSGSIVECWSLRKEGLPVNNIFQHRSPVVGEKQPTILKWRILTTTNDLERVSAIALPKLPISISNTDLKVASDTKFCPGLGVALAFHDGSIQILHRLSLHMMGVFYGSSSSSGQRPGDESAIKRQRTGGPALHFKALQFSWTSLALAGVDNHGKLHMLRVSPSMGQVLEMNTTLRHLLFLLEYCMVTGYDWWDVLLHVQPTMVHNLVEKLHEEYMRQNQALQQVLATRIVAVKASLCKLSTATAARACDFHAKLLLIAISSTLKSLLRPHVLNTPDKSPGDRLTEICAKNIDTDIDKVMINLKTEEFVLDGPPLQSLQQLIQWVGDFVLYLLANLPNQGSVVRPGFGFMRDGASLGMLREMLVMIRIWGLLKPGCLPTFTATSDNQDSMQLLFRLLTKLWLCSREDGPPQDPDETLIDECCLLPSQLLVPSMDWLPVNDGVVVKLQGKHPLRLQFGKASSLPGAGFTAPLEVFTRSPGSQKMDNLRCVHMGVCPTEESKACTRCGCVTMLRSPNKTNAMKQWEQRWIKNCLCGGLWRRIPATLS
- the med16 gene encoding mediator of RNA polymerase II transcription subunit 16 isoform X1 is translated as MELAYMCEWEKRPKSTHCPSIPLVCSWSCRNLVAFSTDLKGEDDDKDVSHMIHIIDTEHPWDVYSISSGHTEVISCLEWDQSGSRLLSADGDGQIKCWSMSDHLVNSWESVLSSSLDGDPIVALSWLHNGVKLALHVEMSGSTNFGEKFSRVKFSPSLTLFGGKPMEGWLAVTVSGLVTVSLLKPGGALLTASESLCRLRGRVALADIAFTGGGNIVVAATDGSSSSPVQFYKVVVSVVSEKCRIDTELLPSLFLRCTTDSLRREKYPAVTHLKFLTRENSEQVLLCASNQSGSIVECWSLRKEGLPVNNIFQHRSPVVGEKQPTILKWRILTTTNDLERVSAIALPKLPISISNTDLKVASDTKFCPGLGVALAFHDGSIQILHRLSLHMMGVFYGSSSSSGQRPGDESAIKRQRTGGPALHFKALQFSWTSLALAGVDNHGKLHMLRVSPSMGQVLEMNTTLRHLLFLLEYCMVTGYDWWDVLLHVQPTMVHNLVEKLHEEYMRQNQALQQVLATRIVAVKASLCKLSTATAARACDFHAKLLLIAISSTLKSLLRPHVLNTPDKSPGDRLTEICAKNIDTDIDKVMINLKTEEFVLDGPPLQSLQQLIQWVGDFVLYLLANLPNQGSVVRPGFGFMRDGASLGMLREMLVMIRIWGLLKPGCLPTFTATSDNQDSMQLLFRLLTKLWLCSREDGPPQDPDETLIDECCLLPSQLLVPSMDWLPVNDGVVVKLQGKHPLRLQFGKASSLPGAGFTAPLEVFTRSPGSQKMDNLRCVHMGVCPTEESKACTRCGCVTMLRSPNKTNAMKQWEQRWIKNCLCGGLWRRIPATLS